One genomic segment of Ferrimonas sp. YFM includes these proteins:
- a CDS encoding TlpA disulfide reductase family protein: protein MKWIKQGAQLVVVLLAALWLGGWVRGMMMSPAHGSVPGAPLPVLTQVHSDWFLSGDFAPPVGAGNRLVYLFAPWCTICKLTFPHLEQWQQQGRAVTPVALSYQSTQEVTDFLESFSGTPEQVLMGNRALAQQLDVLAFPTYLIVDEQGQILSSRVGYLPEWMLGLYLDYYGI from the coding sequence ATGAAGTGGATCAAACAGGGCGCGCAGCTGGTCGTGGTGTTGCTGGCGGCCCTCTGGCTCGGTGGCTGGGTACGGGGCATGATGATGAGCCCGGCCCACGGCAGCGTGCCCGGTGCCCCCTTGCCGGTGCTGACTCAGGTGCACAGCGACTGGTTTTTAAGTGGTGACTTTGCCCCCCCGGTTGGCGCTGGCAACCGCCTGGTTTATCTGTTCGCCCCCTGGTGTACCATATGTAAGCTGACCTTTCCCCACCTAGAGCAGTGGCAGCAGCAGGGCAGGGCGGTCACTCCTGTGGCCCTGAGTTATCAGAGTACCCAGGAGGTGACCGACTTCCTAGAGAGCTTTAGCGGAACCCCTGAGCAGGTATTGATGGGCAATCGCGCCCTTGCCCAGCAGCTGGATGTGCTGGCCTTTCCCACCTATCTGATCGTCGACGAACAGGGACAGATCCTCTCCAGCCGGGTGGGGTACCTGCCCGAATGGATGCTGGGGCTCTATCTGGATTACTACGGCATCTGA
- a CDS encoding GGDEF domain-containing protein codes for MARVQGDAPRPEWLRALLSKVGEEEHSPFWKTQYNGVVKTRARDRAIKVLMAVGLLTFIPLGLMNLSGDAPVLGSLLLLYGVLLTIECKTVLVHGKGVFGYLVMGLLLACVAISSVWVKGALASYWMFPVVTALVFFAPPKVSAASNLLIIVGVLFASLQSMEPKLAVRMVAALFIVAGVAHFVMTAILRLHAQLVQLSTHDSLTQALNRSQLDDHLTHSLRRDTERPASIALLDIDNFKNINDTYGHDVGDKVITQVVECINTHTRKHDLLFRVGGDEFLILFNDTQPTEAVRVADKLRLAIQSLTLGPGLSVSVSIGLKGAKGALEPRQWIRQADRALYRAKKAGRNQAVLADS; via the coding sequence ATGGCAAGAGTACAAGGAGACGCCCCCAGGCCCGAGTGGCTTAGGGCCTTGCTGTCCAAGGTAGGAGAGGAGGAGCACTCCCCCTTCTGGAAGACCCAGTACAATGGTGTTGTCAAAACCCGGGCCAGGGATCGGGCCATCAAGGTGCTGATGGCCGTGGGTCTGCTGACCTTTATTCCCCTTGGGCTGATGAACCTGAGCGGAGATGCGCCGGTTCTCGGGAGCCTGTTGCTGCTATATGGTGTTTTACTCACCATTGAGTGCAAAACGGTGCTGGTTCATGGCAAAGGGGTGTTCGGCTATCTGGTTATGGGGCTGCTTCTGGCCTGTGTTGCCATCAGCTCTGTGTGGGTGAAGGGGGCGCTGGCTTCCTATTGGATGTTTCCCGTTGTCACGGCTTTGGTGTTTTTTGCTCCGCCGAAGGTGTCTGCTGCCAGTAATCTGCTGATCATTGTTGGGGTGCTGTTCGCTTCTTTGCAAAGTATGGAGCCAAAGCTGGCGGTGAGGATGGTGGCGGCATTGTTCATTGTCGCTGGTGTCGCGCATTTTGTTATGACCGCCATACTCAGGTTGCACGCCCAATTGGTGCAGTTGTCCACCCACGACTCTTTGACCCAGGCACTGAATCGCAGTCAACTGGACGATCACCTGACGCACAGCCTTAGACGAGACACTGAGCGTCCCGCCTCCATTGCGCTTCTGGATATTGATAACTTCAAAAACATCAATGACACCTATGGTCACGACGTGGGTGACAAGGTGATCACCCAGGTGGTCGAGTGCATCAACACCCACACCAGGAAGCATGACCTGCTGTTCCGCGTCGGCGGAGATGAGTTCCTGATTCTGTTTAATGACACCCAGCCCACTGAGGCGGTGAGGGTGGCCGACAAGCTTCGGCTGGCCATTCAGTCTTTGACCTTGGGGCCGGGGCTGTCCGTCTCGGTCAGCATTGGCCTGAAGGGGGCCAAGGGGGCCCTCGAGCCGCGGCAGTGGATCAGGCAGGCCGACCGGGCCCTGTATCGAGCCAAGAAGGCTGGCAGAAACCAGGCGGTGTTGGCGGATTCTTAA
- a CDS encoding GGDEF domain-containing protein: MAGLVLFLTLAIALLAIQLLRYQQRIDKARLHSKRLAQILDHAGAHIYTKDRNQHYTYANKPCLDLFQIDESQIPDFSDSHYFPIETQQQLKAIDRKVLGGEANQEEVIVEREFGKPTVYLETKHPLREDNGQINELVGISTDVTELWRLKKALEMQANIDPLTGIANRLKLDATFQTEIDRARRYQTPLCILLGDVDLFKEVNDQFGHQVGDRVLITIAELIQSSLRSSDYAGRWGGEEFLIICPQTELNQATKLAERIRQEVESHQFETGRKLSISFGVASFTDSDSVSSLTSKADRALYQAKAGGRNRVCHTV, from the coding sequence ATGGCGGGCCTCGTTCTTTTCCTTACCCTGGCCATCGCCCTTTTGGCGATTCAGCTGCTCCGTTATCAACAGCGGATCGATAAAGCCCGTCTGCACAGCAAGCGGCTTGCTCAGATCCTCGACCACGCCGGCGCCCACATCTACACCAAAGACCGCAATCAGCATTACACCTACGCCAACAAACCCTGCCTCGACCTGTTTCAGATCGACGAAAGCCAGATTCCCGACTTCAGCGACAGCCACTACTTTCCCATAGAGACCCAGCAACAGCTCAAGGCGATAGACAGGAAGGTCCTTGGGGGGGAGGCTAATCAGGAGGAGGTGATCGTCGAACGGGAGTTTGGCAAGCCGACGGTTTACCTGGAGACCAAGCATCCGCTGAGAGAGGACAATGGCCAGATCAATGAGCTGGTTGGCATCTCCACCGACGTCACCGAGCTTTGGCGACTGAAGAAAGCCCTGGAGATGCAGGCCAACATCGACCCGCTCACCGGCATTGCCAACCGGCTGAAGCTGGACGCCACCTTCCAGACTGAAATTGACCGGGCCCGCCGCTATCAAACACCGCTGTGCATCTTGTTGGGTGACGTCGACCTGTTTAAAGAGGTCAATGATCAATTTGGGCACCAGGTGGGCGACCGGGTGCTGATCACCATCGCCGAGCTGATCCAGTCCAGCCTGCGAAGCTCAGATTACGCCGGGCGCTGGGGCGGCGAGGAGTTCCTGATCATCTGCCCTCAAACCGAGCTCAATCAAGCCACCAAACTGGCCGAACGGATACGACAAGAGGTGGAGTCCCACCAGTTCGAAACAGGCCGCAAACTGAGCATCAGTTTCGGCGTGGCCTCCTTTACCGACAGCGACAGCGTCAGCTCTCTGACCAGCAAAGCCGACCGGGCCCTTTACCAGGCCAAAGCCGGAGGTCGCAACCGGGTCTGCCACACCGTCTGA
- a CDS encoding DUF3012 domain-containing protein has translation MKKIFAALALLSLMTACSPEVGSEAWCKKMEEKPKGDWTANEATDYAKHCVF, from the coding sequence ATGAAAAAAATCTTTGCCGCCCTGGCGCTGCTTTCTCTGATGACCGCCTGCTCCCCTGAAGTGGGCAGTGAAGCCTGGTGTAAGAAGATGGAAGAGAAGCCCAAGGGCGACTGGACCGCCAACGAGGCGACCGATTACGCTAAGCACTGCGTATTCTGA
- a CDS encoding YbaY family lipoprotein, whose amino-acid sequence MNHFGLALVASALLVTGCANQPQSENVSGSVSYRERIALPPGAVVKVALQDTSKQDVAAETLAEQTYTINGAPPYPFELTYDPDRLKPGHSYTLSARIEGPHGRLMFINTSVENAFDGDGNNMMLQMVAHEQAPDLPLKDTHWILSHIQGEPAPLGMQDKAANLVVNQEGIAAGFSGCNRYHGRYLDDSGKIAAGPMAATMMACPQGMDLEREYLAHLSQTTRYEIRGNTLSLLDDAGTELLRFISQ is encoded by the coding sequence ATGAATCACTTCGGTTTGGCCCTGGTCGCCAGTGCCCTTCTGGTCACAGGCTGCGCCAACCAACCTCAATCAGAGAATGTATCCGGCAGCGTCAGCTATCGCGAGCGAATCGCCCTGCCGCCAGGAGCTGTAGTCAAAGTTGCCCTGCAGGACACCTCCAAACAGGACGTGGCCGCCGAAACGCTGGCCGAGCAGACCTACACCATCAATGGTGCGCCGCCCTATCCGTTTGAGCTGACCTATGACCCTGATCGACTCAAGCCGGGGCACAGCTACACCCTCAGTGCCCGCATCGAAGGCCCCCATGGCCGGCTGATGTTCATCAATACCTCGGTTGAAAATGCCTTCGACGGTGATGGTAATAACATGATGCTGCAGATGGTGGCCCACGAGCAGGCACCAGACCTGCCCCTGAAAGACACCCATTGGATTCTGTCCCATATACAGGGAGAGCCCGCTCCGCTCGGAATGCAGGATAAGGCCGCCAACCTGGTGGTCAATCAGGAAGGCATCGCTGCGGGCTTCTCCGGATGCAACCGCTACCACGGCCGATATCTGGACGACAGCGGCAAGATCGCAGCCGGGCCCATGGCCGCCACCATGATGGCCTGCCCGCAAGGAATGGACCTGGAACGGGAATACCTGGCGCACCTGTCTCAGACCACGCGCTATGAGATTAGGGGCAATACTCTGAGCCTATTGGATGACGCAGGTACAGAGCTGCTTCGTTTTATCTCCCAATAA
- a CDS encoding TetR/AcrR family transcriptional regulator, with protein sequence MARQCCFDREEVLERAMGLFWQRGFEATSVANLVEHLGINRFSLYNSFGDKHQLYHLCLEHYQQKYARPRLQPLLQDDAGLNQIETLLSQMCQEVEPGYGCFLQSALLERRQLDEQVAALSDQIFDGLFTALKHALEGAKTKQELGANTDTDLLTHWLVLQIQGIRALLRAGQPDRVTPALTQIVTFLRSQ encoded by the coding sequence ATGGCAAGGCAGTGTTGCTTCGACAGAGAGGAGGTGCTGGAGCGGGCTATGGGGCTGTTCTGGCAACGTGGTTTCGAAGCCACTTCTGTGGCCAATCTGGTGGAGCATCTGGGGATCAATCGCTTCAGTCTCTACAACAGCTTTGGTGACAAGCACCAGCTCTATCACCTTTGTCTTGAGCATTATCAGCAGAAATACGCCAGGCCCAGGTTGCAGCCTCTGCTGCAGGACGACGCCGGGCTGAATCAGATTGAAACCCTGCTCAGCCAGATGTGTCAGGAGGTGGAACCCGGCTATGGCTGTTTTTTGCAAAGTGCCCTGCTGGAGCGCAGGCAACTGGATGAACAGGTCGCGGCCCTTTCAGATCAGATATTCGACGGTCTGTTTACGGCGCTGAAGCACGCCCTGGAGGGGGCCAAGACAAAGCAGGAACTCGGCGCCAATACCGACACCGATCTGTTGACCCACTGGCTGGTGTTGCAGATTCAGGGGATTCGCGCGCTGCTCAGGGCCGGTCAACCCGACAGGGTGACACCGGCGCTGACGCAAATTGTTACTTTCCTGCGCAGCCAGTAA
- a CDS encoding glutathione S-transferase: protein MKIHQTAPTPNCLRVSLYLAEAGLEVPRQEVNIRDGENLSDEFRRLSANGHVPVLELDDGDTICESLAICRYFEALNPTGLFGTSPLEQAKVEMWTRIIEHQGLIPAFQAFRNLSGVYADRERCVEAWGEESRKRLDEFLPKLEARLGESPYLAGDRFTLADITAWALFAFMDRVKFSMAQTFPNIERWRAAVAARPAFRE, encoded by the coding sequence ATGAAGATCCATCAAACTGCCCCCACCCCAAACTGCCTGAGAGTGTCCCTGTATCTGGCAGAAGCCGGCCTGGAGGTCCCCCGCCAGGAGGTGAACATTCGCGACGGCGAAAACCTCTCCGACGAGTTTCGCCGCCTCAGTGCCAACGGTCATGTGCCGGTTCTGGAGCTGGATGACGGCGACACCATCTGCGAAAGTCTGGCCATCTGCCGATACTTCGAAGCATTGAATCCCACAGGCCTGTTCGGTACCTCGCCGCTGGAGCAGGCAAAGGTAGAGATGTGGACCCGTATCATCGAGCATCAGGGTCTCATTCCGGCCTTCCAGGCGTTTCGGAATCTCAGTGGTGTCTACGCGGACCGCGAGCGCTGCGTCGAAGCCTGGGGGGAGGAGTCCAGAAAGAGACTGGATGAATTTCTCCCCAAACTGGAAGCGCGCCTGGGTGAGAGCCCTTATCTGGCCGGTGACCGCTTCACCCTGGCCGACATCACCGCCTGGGCGCTCTTTGCCTTTATGGATAGGGTGAAGTTCTCCATGGCCCAGACCTTCCCAAACATTGAGCGCTGGCGCGCCGCAGTGGCCGCCCGTCCCGCATTCAGAGAGTAA
- a CDS encoding glutathione S-transferase N-terminal domain-containing protein codes for MIDLYTAATPNGHKVSIALEEMGLEYRVHPLDLMTLEQKQPEFVAINPNGRIPAIVDGDNDDFAVFESGAILLYLAEKTGKFLPKDPKARSRAIQWLMFQMGGVGPMMGQANVFYRYFPEKIPAAIERYQKEGRRLFEVMDSQLAKTRYLTEEYSIADMATWPWVRIHEWSGISIEGLPNLKRWLDELAERPACQKGILVPPPSEMSDEERAEAIAKMVTK; via the coding sequence ATGATTGACCTGTATACCGCCGCGACCCCCAATGGCCACAAGGTGTCCATTGCCCTGGAGGAGATGGGGCTGGAGTATCGTGTGCATCCGTTGGATCTGATGACTCTGGAGCAGAAGCAGCCTGAGTTTGTGGCCATCAACCCCAATGGGCGCATTCCTGCCATCGTGGATGGGGACAACGACGATTTTGCGGTGTTTGAGTCCGGCGCCATCCTGCTTTACCTGGCGGAGAAGACCGGCAAGTTTCTGCCCAAGGACCCCAAGGCGCGCTCCAGGGCCATTCAGTGGCTGATGTTCCAGATGGGGGGCGTGGGCCCCATGATGGGTCAGGCCAATGTGTTCTATCGATACTTCCCTGAGAAGATCCCCGCTGCCATTGAACGCTACCAGAAAGAGGGCCGGCGCCTGTTTGAGGTGATGGACAGCCAACTGGCCAAGACACGATATCTGACCGAAGAGTACTCCATTGCCGACATGGCCACCTGGCCCTGGGTGCGCATCCATGAATGGAGTGGTATCTCCATCGAAGGTCTGCCAAACCTCAAGCGCTGGCTGGATGAACTGGCGGAGCGCCCCGCTTGTCAGAAGGGCATTCTGGTGCCTCCTCCGTCGGAGATGAGTGATGAGGAGCGGGCGGAGGCGATCGCCAAGATGGTCACCAAGTAG
- a CDS encoding DUF3429 domain-containing protein, with protein sequence MHIHAYWLGAAGLIPFIALPVMMVLGAISADTAVMGFAQYSAIILSFLGGIHWYQSVIAQARPWQTYLAMVPSILAWVTLVGLGPVSALPWLAVGYLLMLVSDRWIEGKPQGYGGLRQGLTAVALIMHLAFWLA encoded by the coding sequence ATGCACATTCACGCATACTGGCTCGGCGCCGCCGGGCTGATTCCCTTTATCGCCCTGCCAGTGATGATGGTGCTCGGTGCCATCTCTGCGGACACCGCCGTGATGGGATTTGCCCAGTACAGTGCCATCATTCTCTCTTTTTTGGGGGGCATTCACTGGTATCAGAGTGTCATCGCCCAGGCCCGGCCCTGGCAGACCTATCTGGCCATGGTGCCAAGCATTCTGGCTTGGGTAACCCTGGTGGGTCTGGGCCCGGTAAGTGCCTTACCCTGGCTGGCGGTGGGGTATTTGCTGATGCTGGTAAGCGACCGCTGGATTGAAGGCAAGCCCCAGGGATATGGCGGGTTGAGGCAGGGATTGACCGCCGTCGCCCTGATCATGCACCTGGCGTTCTGGCTGGCCTAA
- a CDS encoding DUF1415 domain-containing protein, with protein MKEHIALSQTRAWVERVIMKYNLCPFARREVEADSIRYAGIDAAELPRALEALFLECQYLDGHPEVATTLCVLTGGFSEFDHYLELVELATSLLQMQGYDGVYQLASFHPDYCFAGEPEDDPANFTNRSPWPTIHLIREESMARALAEYEDPEGIPERNVAFARKRGSEFFLSLLAGIKKQ; from the coding sequence GTGAAGGAGCACATTGCCCTGAGCCAGACCCGAGCCTGGGTAGAGCGGGTCATCATGAAGTACAACCTGTGCCCCTTTGCCCGTCGGGAGGTGGAGGCGGACAGCATACGTTACGCTGGGATCGACGCGGCGGAGTTGCCCAGGGCACTGGAAGCGCTGTTTCTTGAGTGCCAATACCTGGATGGGCACCCGGAGGTGGCCACCACCCTCTGTGTTCTGACCGGTGGCTTCAGCGAGTTTGACCACTACCTCGAATTGGTGGAACTGGCCACCTCTTTGCTGCAGATGCAGGGTTATGACGGCGTTTATCAGTTGGCGAGTTTTCATCCGGATTACTGCTTTGCCGGAGAGCCGGAAGACGACCCGGCAAACTTCACCAACCGTTCTCCCTGGCCGACGATCCATCTGATTCGGGAAGAGAGTATGGCCAGGGCATTGGCTGAGTATGAGGACCCTGAGGGGATTCCGGAGCGCAACGTGGCCTTTGCCCGTAAGCGCGGGTCGGAATTTTTCCTGTCTCTGCTGGCGGGAATCAAGAAGCAGTAA
- a CDS encoding YbaK/EbsC family protein, with amino-acid sequence MGAAIKVIDYLDSLGVQYQLVPHAHSQSSIQSATNAGVPARQTAKSVVLEDNEGRRILAVVPAANRVVIQKLSDQLKRELHLIPESKLKGQFSDCELGAVPPVGKPYNLMAVYEDDLCKEDHIYLEAGDHEHLIRISRNGMQALMANQAHGHFSATSVANEKPRRAWDWQ; translated from the coding sequence ATGGGTGCCGCCATCAAAGTCATTGACTATCTTGATTCCCTTGGGGTGCAGTACCAGTTGGTTCCCCACGCACACAGCCAGTCTTCCATCCAGTCCGCCACCAACGCCGGCGTCCCGGCCAGACAAACCGCCAAGTCCGTAGTTCTCGAGGACAACGAAGGGCGGCGAATCCTGGCGGTGGTGCCAGCAGCCAATCGGGTGGTGATTCAAAAGCTCAGTGATCAGCTCAAGCGGGAGCTGCATCTGATCCCCGAATCCAAACTAAAGGGTCAGTTCAGCGACTGCGAGTTGGGCGCCGTGCCCCCCGTGGGCAAGCCCTACAACCTGATGGCCGTTTACGAGGATGACCTGTGTAAAGAGGATCACATCTATCTCGAAGCGGGCGATCATGAACACCTGATCCGCATCAGCCGCAACGGCATGCAGGCCCTGATGGCCAACCAGGCCCATGGCCACTTCAGCGCCACCTCGGTTGCCAATGAGAAACCCCGCCGCGCCTGGGACTGGCAGTAG
- a CDS encoding peptidylprolyl isomerase, giving the protein MNIENNCVVSIAYTLRLVTGEKVDVVSRNDPLVYVHGKGDLAEGLEEVLLGHKAGDHLTVTLTPDLAFGDHDPEMVKQVDASIIKGAEQLKVGMQIHAETDHGPMELTLTEIDGDTLTLDANHPLAGKTVIFDVYVCKVAPSEEATPNPLN; this is encoded by the coding sequence GTGAATATTGAAAACAACTGCGTAGTATCCATCGCTTACACACTTAGACTGGTCACCGGAGAGAAGGTGGACGTGGTCTCACGCAACGATCCCCTGGTGTATGTCCATGGCAAGGGCGATCTGGCAGAGGGCCTGGAAGAGGTGCTGTTGGGCCACAAGGCCGGCGACCACCTTACCGTCACCCTGACCCCGGATCTGGCCTTTGGTGACCACGACCCCGAGATGGTCAAGCAGGTGGACGCCTCCATCATCAAGGGCGCCGAGCAGCTCAAAGTAGGCATGCAAATTCACGCCGAAACCGATCACGGTCCCATGGAGCTGACGCTGACCGAGATCGATGGCGACACCCTGACCCTGGACGCCAACCACCCCCTGGCGGGAAAGACCGTCATCTTCGATGTCTATGTCTGCAAAGTCGCCCCGTCGGAAGAGGCCACCCCCAACCCGCTTAACTGA